The following coding sequences lie in one Tichowtungia aerotolerans genomic window:
- a CDS encoding META domain-containing protein produces the protein MNVFRNGFLAGMVALLLQGCSTIPQNSVYWVRGFKVEGSAGAGKMKSLQVYRGDHLADATWENFHALIAGFDFEPGFLKKIEVKEENLALETLPADTSSIKYTLVQELERLADPCFELEGDWILASISSGPVNRMVKLPTLSLSLNEMRISGSGGCNHYSAAVSRLTDSNIMLGPVAATKRACVNKNIEADYLANLNRVKQYALVDSRLVFSDEKGTELLAFIKKSEPPADPRLHDVWGLLRIAGKTVSPKQGPHLEINLTDKQVFGNDGCNDFRGAIEHAAGSSITLGTIASTRKMCMDMEVPDAFSKALGNMAGKAVSYKISGLTLVFLDADGNELLAFKKAD, from the coding sequence ATGAACGTGTTTAGAAATGGATTTCTGGCGGGTATGGTCGCCCTGCTTCTGCAGGGATGTTCCACAATACCACAAAACAGTGTTTACTGGGTGAGGGGCTTTAAAGTGGAGGGTTCCGCCGGCGCGGGAAAAATGAAAAGCCTGCAGGTCTACAGAGGCGATCACCTTGCCGATGCGACGTGGGAAAATTTTCACGCCCTGATCGCCGGGTTTGACTTTGAGCCCGGGTTCCTGAAGAAGATTGAGGTGAAGGAAGAAAACCTGGCGCTTGAAACGTTGCCCGCCGATACGTCTTCAATTAAATATACTCTTGTTCAGGAATTGGAGAGACTGGCGGATCCTTGTTTTGAGCTCGAAGGCGATTGGATTCTTGCATCGATCAGTTCGGGGCCGGTTAACCGGATGGTTAAGCTTCCGACGTTAAGCCTGTCGCTGAATGAAATGCGGATCAGCGGTTCGGGCGGGTGCAATCATTATTCGGCGGCTGTCAGCAGGTTGACCGACAGCAATATTATGCTGGGTCCGGTTGCTGCCACGAAGCGTGCTTGTGTAAACAAAAATATTGAGGCCGATTATCTGGCAAATCTGAATAGAGTAAAACAATACGCTCTGGTTGATTCCAGACTGGTTTTCTCAGACGAGAAAGGAACGGAGCTGCTGGCGTTTATCAAAAAAAGTGAGCCGCCTGCCGATCCGAGACTGCATGATGTCTGGGGACTTCTTCGCATTGCCGGCAAAACCGTCAGCCCGAAGCAAGGGCCGCATCTGGAAATCAACCTGACTGACAAACAGGTGTTCGGGAATGACGGGTGCAATGATTTCCGGGGAGCCATCGAACATGCAGCCGGCAGTTCAATTACATTGGGCACAATCGCTTCAACCCGGAAAATGTGTATGGATATGGAGGTGCCTGATGCGTTCAGCAAAGCTTTGGGGAATATGGCAGGCAAAGCTGTAAGTTATAAGATTTCCGGATTAACCCTCGTCTTTCTGGATGCCGACGGCAACGAGTTGCTGGCGTTTAAAAAAGCAGATTAG
- a CDS encoding AraC family transcriptional regulator → MAEILTHHIRSLLEKPKRPTLRSIGHYRLDREHYVYDEFNNHLLLAWVIKGRFLIQTDGVEFLANEGSLFVITPPASLRNIKASPELEFCWITIDGALADRYCRTRGLWTDLFKYDNAPVERINELGEQLKWAQTKQAIRQVSDLTMLLLDSMTGNIMRYAINKEIIKAKTLIHSAIDQPRLSVDWLADQMGMHRKSLYSLFKKDTGSSPQQYIQRVRMNRICRFLKYSGVDSRGAAKAAGYADTAYFTKMFPKLFGKTLEEFSKVPCCFDYACPDALCSSCSICPEEKRMSRKGRTVSGCLPKISLDLKR, encoded by the coding sequence ATGGCTGAAATTTTGACCCATCATATAAGGAGTCTTCTTGAAAAGCCGAAACGTCCGACGCTGAGAAGCATCGGTCACTATCGCTTGGATCGAGAGCACTACGTTTATGATGAATTCAACAATCATCTTCTGCTGGCCTGGGTGATCAAAGGACGTTTTTTAATTCAAACCGACGGGGTGGAATTTCTGGCAAATGAAGGCTCTTTATTTGTGATAACGCCGCCCGCCAGTCTGCGCAATATCAAGGCTAGCCCGGAGTTGGAGTTTTGCTGGATTACCATTGATGGTGCTCTTGCTGACAGGTATTGCCGGACACGAGGTCTCTGGACCGATCTTTTCAAATATGACAATGCCCCCGTGGAACGAATCAATGAGCTGGGAGAGCAGCTTAAGTGGGCCCAGACAAAACAGGCGATCAGGCAGGTCTCTGATTTGACCATGTTGCTGCTGGACAGTATGACCGGCAACATCATGCGTTACGCAATCAACAAAGAAATCATCAAGGCAAAGACACTCATTCATTCTGCAATTGATCAGCCCCGGCTGAGTGTAGACTGGCTGGCTGATCAAATGGGCATGCATCGCAAAAGCCTCTATAGCCTGTTCAAGAAGGACACGGGGAGTTCTCCCCAGCAATATATCCAGCGTGTACGAATGAATAGAATCTGCCGCTTTTTGAAATATTCGGGTGTGGATTCCCGCGGAGCGGCCAAAGCGGCAGGATACGCAGATACGGCCTATTTTACCAAGATGTTTCCCAAACTGTTCGGGAAGACACTTGAAGAATTTTCAAAGGTCCCTTGCTGTTTCGACTATGCTTGTCCGGATGCTCTTTGCTCATCATGCAGTATCTGCCCGGAAGAAAAGAGAATGAGCAGAAAAGGTCGGACGGTTTCCGGCTGCCTCCCAAAGATCAGTCTTGACCTGAAAAGATAA
- a CDS encoding PEP-CTERM sorting domain-containing protein yields MKKQILVMAVFFTALSTLAELVEVTFSGTFFNKTGNEWPGNGPLQNAQFEWSGLFDTSPAQNNIYAAAFYAVDNVSVTVSGSDGLDGTYSFTGQINEYFYPEYDVFLLFYGPLSLGEYTLTSGGTYFSAGYSGGTDGLAPDPNTLLNNLTLDFNDSRFLYMDELLLSSPSAHDPENPIIYMYTVMNPAITVEAVPEPATLTLIGLASGGLFFFRRHDRRFLP; encoded by the coding sequence ATGAAAAAGCAGATCCTCGTCATGGCCGTTTTTTTTACAGCTCTGTCAACTCTGGCGGAACTGGTTGAGGTCACTTTCTCAGGAACTTTTTTTAATAAGACAGGCAATGAATGGCCCGGGAACGGGCCCCTGCAGAATGCGCAGTTCGAGTGGTCCGGCTTATTCGACACCTCTCCCGCTCAAAATAATATATATGCCGCAGCCTTCTATGCCGTTGATAATGTGTCCGTCACCGTATCAGGATCGGATGGTCTCGACGGAACATATTCCTTTACCGGGCAGATCAACGAGTACTTCTATCCAGAATATGATGTATTCTTATTATTCTACGGGCCTTTGTCCTTAGGAGAGTACACTCTTACTTCAGGAGGCACCTATTTCAGTGCCGGTTATTCCGGGGGAACCGATGGGCTGGCGCCGGACCCCAATACTCTGCTCAACAATCTGACTCTGGATTTTAATGACTCCCGGTTTTTGTATATGGACGAGCTCTTGCTCTCCAGCCCTTCTGCTCATGACCCAGAAAATCCTATCATATACATGTATACTGTAATGAATCCGGCGATAACAGTAGAGGCGGTTCCCGAACCGGCGACACTCACTTTAATCGGCCTCGCCAGCGGAGGGCTCTTCTTCTTCCGGCGCCACGACCGCCGCTTCCTTCCATAA